A stretch of Candidatus Manganitrophaceae bacterium DNA encodes these proteins:
- a CDS encoding YqgE/AlgH family protein, with the protein MEIKPRQAALILAWLFLTAAPPFVSHGTGEAAPSIENRSPPQTARPGKQVEKGVFLIADRRLLDPNFAETVVLITAHGTQGSVGVVINRPTATPLARAFPTVKAFENRSERLFIGGPVQREVMIFLFRTDAPPESSIPIFERVYSAPIIDTLSGLISRGRPNDRFRIYSGYAGWGPGQLEHEIDRGDWRLLPGEAERLFKDETDSIWEELFRRSSQQSVKACGRIDPCTAPIGPGLD; encoded by the coding sequence ATGGAGATCAAACCGCGGCAGGCCGCCCTCATCCTCGCTTGGCTTTTCCTGACCGCCGCACCCCCTTTTGTTTCTCATGGAACGGGAGAAGCGGCGCCGTCGATCGAAAATCGATCGCCCCCGCAGACCGCCCGGCCCGGGAAACAGGTCGAGAAAGGGGTCTTTCTCATCGCCGATCGTCGCCTCCTCGACCCGAATTTCGCCGAAACGGTTGTCTTAATCACCGCCCATGGAACGCAAGGGAGCGTCGGGGTGGTGATCAATCGGCCGACCGCGACACCGCTGGCACGCGCCTTCCCGACCGTCAAAGCGTTTGAAAACCGGTCGGAGCGGCTCTTTATCGGCGGGCCGGTCCAGCGCGAGGTGATGATCTTCCTTTTTCGGACCGATGCGCCGCCCGAATCGTCGATTCCCATCTTCGAACGCGTCTACAGCGCCCCGATCATCGACACCTTAAGCGGGCTGATTTCTCGAGGACGTCCGAACGACCGCTTCCGGATCTATTCCGGTTATGCCGGGTGGGGACCGGGCCAACTGGAACATGAAATCGATCGGGGCGATTGGCGGCTCCTCCCCGGAGAGGCCGAACGGCTCTTCAAAGACGAGACCGACTCGATCTGGGAGGAGCTGTTCCGACGGAGCTCACAGCAGTCGGTCAAGGCGTGTGGTCGGATCGACCCCTGCACCGCCCCGATCGGTCCCGGCCTAGATTAA
- a CDS encoding acetylornithine transaminase, with protein MKEGEKYLMGNYARFPLVLKRGNGATVVDVDGKRYLDFVSGVAVNVLGHCDPRVVKTLQKQAETLLHVSNLYYNLPQIELAKLLVTGSFAEQVFFCNSGAEANEAAIKLARKYAKEKRDPGRFEIIAAHGSFHGRTLATVTATGQEKYQKGFEPLLPGFLHVPYGDPGAIEKAITPRTAALLLEPIQGEGGVRIPPKGYLARVREICDAHRLLLILDEVQTGIGRTGRLFAYEQEGILPDIMTLAKGLGGGVPIGAMLATGEVAASFTPGSHASTFGGNPLVCAAGVAVMKQVARAPFLKGVRERGGYLMKRLSELQQKSAVIKEVRGMGLMVAIDLTVPAAEVINRAMSRGLLLNKTSDQTLRFVPPLTIRRQEIDRMISILSDLLEEEK; from the coding sequence ATGAAAGAAGGAGAAAAATACCTGATGGGGAACTACGCCCGGTTTCCCCTGGTTTTGAAAAGAGGGAATGGGGCGACAGTCGTCGATGTCGATGGAAAGCGCTACCTCGATTTCGTCAGCGGGGTGGCGGTGAACGTCCTCGGTCACTGCGATCCGCGGGTCGTCAAAACGCTTCAGAAGCAGGCGGAGACGCTTCTCCATGTCTCCAACCTTTACTACAACCTTCCCCAGATCGAGCTGGCGAAGCTTTTAGTCACCGGCTCCTTTGCCGAGCAGGTCTTCTTTTGCAACAGCGGGGCGGAGGCAAACGAGGCGGCGATCAAGCTCGCCCGGAAATATGCCAAGGAGAAACGCGATCCGGGCCGATTTGAAATCATCGCGGCGCACGGCTCCTTTCATGGTCGGACGCTGGCGACCGTCACCGCCACCGGCCAGGAGAAATACCAAAAAGGCTTCGAGCCGCTTCTCCCCGGCTTTCTCCATGTCCCCTACGGCGACCCGGGCGCGATCGAAAAGGCGATCACCCCCCGCACCGCCGCCCTCCTGCTGGAGCCGATTCAGGGGGAGGGAGGGGTTCGAATTCCGCCGAAAGGCTACCTCGCCCGGGTGCGGGAGATTTGCGATGCCCACCGGCTGCTCCTGATTCTCGACGAGGTCCAGACCGGCATTGGACGGACCGGCCGGCTCTTCGCCTATGAACAGGAAGGAATTCTCCCCGACATCATGACGCTGGCCAAGGGGCTCGGCGGCGGGGTGCCGATCGGGGCGATGCTGGCGACCGGTGAGGTCGCGGCGTCCTTTACCCCGGGAAGCCATGCGTCGACCTTCGGCGGCAATCCACTCGTCTGTGCCGCCGGGGTGGCGGTGATGAAGCAGGTGGCCCGGGCCCCTTTTCTCAAGGGGGTTCGTGAACGGGGCGGGTATCTGATGAAGCGGCTCTCGGAGCTTCAGCAGAAAAGCGCCGTCATCAAAGAGGTCCGCGGGATGGGACTGATGGTCGCAATCGATCTGACGGTCCCGGCGGCGGAGGTCATCAACAGAGCGATGTCACGGGGGCTCCTTCTGAATAAAACATCCGATCAAACCCTCCGGTTCGTTCCGCCGCTTACGATCAGACGGCAGGAGATCGATCGGATGATTTCC